From the genome of Phoenix dactylifera cultivar Barhee BC4 chromosome 5, palm_55x_up_171113_PBpolish2nd_filt_p, whole genome shotgun sequence:
CACTGCACTATCAGAACGATTATCATCCACGTGCACAACGTGAAAACCGTTACCAAGTAGTTTATGCACGTCCCGCCAATCTCGATCACGAATACTGACCCCATTCTATATAAAAGGGGTGACCTGGGGACTTCCAGGTATGTTCTCAACCCATTCTCTCTTCCAAAACTATGCCACTCTCAAGCTTTCCACTATTTTCCTAGAATCTGGCTGATTTAAACATCGGAGGATCGCGCCAGATACATTTCGACAAGTGgacttctttttctatttttaggtcAACCAGGTGATACCAGAGGAACCATTCTATCCGAGCTTAGGTTCAATTGTGATCAATTGCTTCCACCAACTCTCCAACCAAACTTTCAAGCTAGGAGCCTAGCTTACCAACCTTATCTCTTCACCTCGGTCTTGAACCTACCTGACTTCCAGTTCGGACTCTAGGGGCAACAGAATTAGGAATCGGAGGAGAGAGAAAACAGGCGAGAGAGGCCTTAGTGCGCTGCTAACCAAGAAGTAGGATGAGAAAGTGTTTCTGATGTACCTTTTCACCATTAATACTAGGgggaaaaaattaaaatgttaAGAAAAGATTACAACTTCCAAAACCCTGCTACAAATCTACATCATATCAATCTTTTCTCCTCTATAAATTTTCAGCAGACAGAGCCCATTTGTTGATCCATCGCAAACCATGCTTTACCATGAGAAATCCTCGACAAGAACAACACCACAATGTAAAAGATTTCATTTTTCTCGGTCAGGAAAACTCACAGTGGATGTAGGTAGGGTTTGCCAGGCACCGAACGAACTCCAAGTTGAGAAGAACTCGTTGGCGGCCGTCATCGGGATCTTTCTATGGGTTCTTAGatctgcattaaaaaaaaaggagagagatgaaaaGATTCaggggaaaaaacaaaaaaaaaaggacaaattGGGGGACAAGGTCCCTGCCCGGATGGGGATTTGGACGAGCGATTGGCGTCGTCTTTACCGAAGCCATGCCAGATTAGAAATTCTGCGCACAAATTGAAGCGGTGGACGTATGCGAGGAGCGAATTAATGGAGGGAAGCAACGAAGAAAAGCTCCCAACTTTCTACGCGACGCAAGAGCCGATCAAGGCGTCGAGGTTGGGTCGGGTGAGAATAGCAGAGTCTCTGATTTGGGCGGCAGGGGTCTCGTTGCGCTCTGGCAACAAACTAAacaaacccgaacccgaaccaaaAATATTAGAGTTGGATCCCTACCTAAATTTACCCTCTCTGCACTGTGCAAGAAGGCCCTCCTCTACCTCAAAAGACTCTGTAAGGCCGAAGTCTGCAACCTCCGAGGCATCCGAAAGAAAGCTTCCGGGTTGGGTGGGCGTTGAAATTTTATGACGTTTGAGCTTGGAGGTCGCGGCGGTCGCCGGTGCTGATGGTGGCGGCCGGCCAGAGGTTGGGGGCATTGGGTTCTAGGGAAGAGACCGGGAGGCTTGGGGGGAAGAAATCGAAGAGAGCTTCTACCTCCGCCACCCTCCCCCGCCGTCGTCGGACTTGGGCTTCGCAGTGATCTACCCCACTGGCACCTGCTCTTCCTCACCGCCTGCCATCTCTCCGCCGTGTCGGCTCCTCTCCCTCGACCTCCGTCAAGCTAAAGGTCCACTGTTTCCGGGTGGACGTGGTGGGTCTCAAGTACCACGGCGACCTCCTTGCAACGCCTCCGGCTTCCCCGGCGGCGTGTCCTACATCGACTTGCGGCGCTTCCTCGACGGCGTTTAAGAAGAAGTTTTACCGATCGTTCACCTTCAGAAGGAAACGTTACGTCGCCGATCTCGCGTGGAAGAAGAGCCATTATTTTATCTAAGCCTCGGCCCGCAGGCAGCTTTAGTGGATCGCGCTTGTTATCTGTTGGTGGATCTACGCCGTTGGAGAAATAGCTATAGAGGAAATCTACGGTCATGGTCGATCTAGTTCGTTTAGTTAGAATACTTGCCAGGTATGGCACAACCGGTTCTCGTCTCGGGTTGACCCGGGCGCCTTCTGAATAGCGGGTTTTGTGGGGTTTTGCGTTGGACCCCTTGgccaattttaaaattttaaactgGTCTTTTCTCCTTGTCGTTTTTGCAGTTGAATCTAAGTCCCTACCTAAATTGTCCTCAAGAATAGCTTGCCCGTATGGCGCCTGGTTCTACCGCCTAGTGGCTTATCACAGGCTACCGTTGAGGTCGCGCAGAAAGATAATGAGATTAACGAAATAATAAAAATACTTGATTTATGATGATATATAACTATATTATAGCCACATGCACCATTACACCATGCTTTACATGGCTTTCttttaaataaagaaacaaaGCAGACTGCATCTTTCTCATATCAGATGGAGCATACCTATTATCCAAGATATTATGGGCATGatgaaaatatcatttttcatcactaaaataaaatatagattGCAAATCTTGTTCATAAAATATAGCCATACTAAATCTGAAAAGATGTACTGGCTTCAAGTTATATTTATGCTACTAACTTACATAGACACAATTTACTTAATTTGGCAGGTCTACCTAATTTATCTTGCATAGTATAAATACCGATAATATAATGTTGCAGATCTAAATGTGCTGtagaataatttattttaatcaTCTTACATGTCTCTTTGAATTACAAGCTTTAATTTAATACTACAGATATTTGGCTATGCAATTAAAATTCTTGAAACACTTATAGTTGCAAGATTTGATGTTTCTACTTTCAACAGAATTCCGTAATTTCTTAAAATCTTCAATTCAATAAAAGAGCAATATCATGCTTTTAACAGCAGATAACTATAATTTTACAAGTCTTGGACCCAACAAATAAGGCAACTATCTTCCAGGGGCTTAAGTACAAATTTCGTAATAAATTTTCACCCTGCTCCGAAAGCCCGACACCGCCACCTGGGCTGGCCACTTAGCCGGTCAAGGCACAGCCCGCGCCGCGGTGGGGGCGGCCCCCCCACCCCGCGCGGGTGCGATCACCACTCAGCCCCGTTAGCGTGCGCCGCAGAGTAAGCCGCCTATCCCTAGGCGGTGCCCAGATCCACCCCACCTCCCCACTACCCAACAAAAATATGCCCCCTTTCTCCCACCTCCTCCGCACCCCAACCACCACCGCCTCCAAACCCTCCTCCCTcatggcctcctcctcctccgctgcCGCCGATGCGTCCAAAGACCCACCCTCCTCTCCCGCCCCCaccccctccgccgccgccgccaccgccgccgccgccgacggCGCAGCGGTGGCCGCCTCTCTCTCCCCGTCGCCGTCCCCAGCCCgatccccctcccccctccccctcccggcGCCGCACGCCGCCGCCCCGGTTCccctctcctccgcctcctcccgcCGCCTCCCTCCTCCCTGTTGGACCCACGAGGAAACCCTAGCCCTGATCGATTCCTACCGCGACAAGTGGTACGCCCTCCGCCGGGGCAACCTCCGCGCCTCCCACTGGCAGGAGGTCGCCGACGCCGTCGCCCGCCGCTGCTCCCGCCTCCCTCAGGCCTCCTCCAAGACCTCAGTGCAGTGCCGACACAAGGTCGAGAAGCTCCGCAAGCGCTACCGCGCCGAGCGCCAGCGCTCGCTCGCCCATGATCCCTCCACCCCTCCCACATCCTCCTGGATCTACTTCCGCAAGATGGATGCCATGGAGCACGGCGGCGCCTCATCCGCCCCCTACGCTTCCGCCTCTGCCGCCTCccgcccctccccctcccccgctCCACCGCGCTCTCGCTCCGACGAGGACGAAGACGATGACGAGGACGAAGAAGATGACGAGGACGATGGCGGCGCCCGTGCCGGTGGAGTCGGCAGCGGCAACACCCGCAGCCTCCACCGCCTCATGGCCAACGGGGGCGGGATCGGCGGTGGGCTCAGGTTCACGATCCCGAAGGCGGTGCGGTCCAAGATCACCACCGGATCTAGGATCGAGGAGAGGGCCCCGGTCCCGAGCTCTGGCGGCGTCATGAACCCTAGCCCTACCAACCGGTTCTTCAGGGGCTATGGCGGGGCAAGGCCGGCGATGGAGGAGATGAGGAGGCGGCTGGAGAAGAGCCGGAGGAGAAGGAAGCGAGACTCGCCGGATGCGGTCGGGGAGATGGTCTCGGCGCTGAGGACGCTGGGTGATGGGTTCTTGAGGATGGAACAGATGAAGGTGGAGATGGCGAGGGAGATGGAGAAGGTGAGGATGGAGATGGAGTTGAAGCGCACCGAGATGATCCTCGATTCCCAGCGCCGGATCGTGGATGCCTTCGTCAAGGGCTTCTTCCGGGGGAAGAAGAGGTCCAAGGTCTCTCCGGAGGCTTGAAAAGGTGTTGCCTTTCTTTTGTTTCCGACTTCTCTTTTTATTAAGGCTTTGTATGAAAGTAGATATAGAATTCAGTGTGGAAGCTGGATGCATGGTAGCAGGGGGACGGGGTGCTTTgtttttgtttattgtttttactaTGGAATCATATATGAAGCCCTGACTTGAATTATTTCGACTTCTTTTTCGTTCTTCTTATGTAGAGCTAATAAGTGTCGGTTTCTCTTGCTCTGAGTTGGCCTTGTGGTGGAATTGCTTTTCGCCTGCTTTGGAAACTTCCATGTCAAGGCTCTTACTTTTTGCTTTGTAAATTCTGTGTGGTTACTGACAAGATCAAACTTCTTGTAATCTTGACTGTCCGTTGCTGATGCTACTATTTGATGTCATCATGTTATTAATTGAAGCAGGATCTTCTTGCTGTATATTATATCAGGGCAGTGGaaaatgtttttcttctttcattgtTTAATTTTCTTAATTTGTTGAAAGAAATCACCTCCTGTATGACTAGAAAAAATTAGTATTTGTTGAACTTTTTACCATGCAGATTTATCAAATTTTCATTTCTTATTCTTGGTTTCTATATTTTTGGTAAATGAAGtaattatattattaatttttattttctttgcttttatCAGTGTTTTTCTTGCCAGGGAAAGATGtgaaatataacaaaataatTTACTTGTTTATATCGTGCCAGTTATTAATATTATAAGTGTGCGTGTGCATGCGTGCATACGGTGTGTGCACGTGCGAATTAAATTCTAAAGGGAGCACCATGTTATTCATTCTACCCTCAGCAAGTTATCTGTTTTTTAATCTCATGACATTGTATAAGCTGAGCTAAGTGAAGCCCATGGTTTCTTTTATATTGTTTAGCAACTAGCATGATGTGCAATCTGTGCTTCACCTGATCTTCCTTGCCAGATAGTGCTAGCTGATCCTACTAAGATTTCTTCTTGTGCATGCAGGAGCACAACTGTTACATTCATGTTAAAGAACTTCTACTTGGAATATTGCTCAACCTATGCTGTTCTGAGGTCTCTTAAAATTTGGTTCTTAAACTTCAATTGTATCTTTTAAACTTTGACTGCATGAAGCACTAGCCAACTCCTGGCTTTCCTCAAGTTAAACAGCCAATATTTTTCCTATTGTGAAAATATTTGGCTTTTTTCTGTCATTGGTGGAACTTAGTATGGTTCGAGTTCGCaaatttgtgaaaaagaaaaaactcaaTACCCGTCCTCTTAGATTGTCAACTGTTTTATTACGATCTTGTCTTTAACATTATCTTTTCATGCTTGGCATATGTTCAAAGCCTATAATTCATTATATGGATAAAGCATTACCTTTTCACTATAGTATAGTGCATGTTTTCtagtaaataaagaaaaataatccaTGCCACATATTCCTAGGTTCAAATATGGTTTGAATTTTAAAGTTGAAATCAAAATCTTTCTGGCCATCTTCCTCACTCCTAAGGGATTTGCAGTCAAGTTTGAGTTGGAACTTTTGATTGTTTAATGCAATGTTAGTCATACATCATGCTCCTGGGATGCGCAGCACATTTGTATAGTTTTTGATCAGCTGAGAATTCGAGTCTTGATTTGCAGACAATCAAAGGTTCAAGGACACATTCACAAGCTCTTCCTAATCTGGCCGTAGGTACTATTTTACCTACGTTTTAGccttttgttttgatttttattttaattaatataaacttCATGAATTATATAGTCTAGAACTAATGCACAAGAGCTCTGGTTTATTTTGCAATGTAAACATCATCAATCATGTTTAATGCTTAAGTTTATGTTTCTTGTAGTAAAGCTTATATCTAAATCAATTGACAGAAGGTACTTATAAGCTTATTCTCATCTAGAGTCTTAACTTAGGGTAAGATTGGATCTCCTTGGACTTCGGTTTTGTTGGTGCACATGGTGGTTTTTTTGCTGTATTTTGATAGCTCTCAACATGTGAAAATAGCGGAAAACAATAACAGCAATATCTTTGACATTATTGCTTTTGTTTGCAAAAATTCCCTTTTGAGGCTCTGATGCAGTGGATTGCAATAAGGTATATTGGGTGTAGAAAGTCCGATTAGGTACTAGCTTTCTGGTGGCATTTTGTATGGCCAACCAGGGGTCAAGTTAAAATTATCAGATTGGTTTAGCTTTTCATTTGCTAAATGGTAGGTCGTATAAGTAATATGGCTTATCGATTTATGACAAACGGTTTTTTTACATAGAATCGCCGATGTTAATTCTTCTTGTAAAATCGGGGTTTGTTGAATTAATCTATAGTCCGTAAAAATTAAATAGGGAAGTGAAACTTCTTTTGTTTATTTAGCACATGTTGTGGGGTGCAATCAAGTATTCACCTGGTTGTTTTATAGTTTGAATGTAGAATCTTACCTAGGTGCAAATCAAGATTAAGCTAGGTATCTAGAGTCTTCCAGGTGGAAGTCAGAGAGTAAGATTGGCATTTCAGCTATTAATGTTGGGACCTGCTTTTCTTCTGAATGTCCACCTTATTGTGTTACTACATGGAATAGGTAGCTGTTGTAAGCTTCTGAGAAAATCATGCTGTCAACTTCTCTCTTTTGTATTaaaccaaaataataaaaaattgaagGTGATGACTCCAGCTACTCCTTATGATGACTCCTGGTCTTTCCTGCTGAATTGGTGGCAAAAATCCTTGGTTTGTCTTCCATCCAAGGAAGTTGTTGCAAGACAAATGACTTGTCTTCAATCAAGTAGAGATTTTGCATTCACCTTCAAGTATTCATTGAGATTTCACACGGAGGTCAGTGTCACTTTGTCTCTTCTGCAATGTGGTGCAATCTGCAAAACGTATGGTGAATGTTCTTGTTGAATGAAATGATCTCAATGTTGACCTCCCCCTATCATATTAGAATTTTGATCAGCTCCTATCTGCGTTTAACAGAACCTTATTTAGTAgtcatttttaaataaaataatataattgccTGAGCAACAAACTATCATTGTATGGACTATGGAGGTGCCTTTATGTCTTTGAGGTTCTTGGTAAATAGGGGTTTAGATTTGTTTACAATGGATAGATTAGATGAAGGAAAAGGAACCTAAGGATGCTTAAAGCTGATTTCTAGTAGGTGAAAGGCTTGTTGATTATGGTTATGTTTGTGCACGCACACATACACAAAAAAGAATGAGGATGAAAGATTAAAGAAATACTATCATTGCTAGGTTAACATTGTTTGTTGAACCAGAGAGGTTTTTTCGTCGATGTTGGCCAATCATCCTACATTGATGACACATCTAAGTTGTAAATTAGCACCTTTGCGGGTGCCTGAATGATGTAAGACAAATAGGATGCACACAGACAGTCTTGTAAAGAGAATGCTCCAGGTTTTTGACAAAAGTAAGGAAATTTTTGACAGATAAGTTAAAGGACTTAAATTAGTATGTAAAACAAGAAAATATGAGAAGCTGCACCAGTGAAGGGTCTAGTGACGGGGAACTAAATAGGATTTTATACATCTGTAATGTGTGATGGAGGTGTTCTTGATATGAAGGATTTGCAGTGAACTTTAAACAAAATAGAAAGAGCTTGGATGCTATTCCATATTGGGAAAAGGAGAGTCGGGACTTAAATGGCCTGGATGGAAGAACTTTTGGCCTTCGATAAGGATGGGATAATGAATAAAGTATTTCTCTTAAAATCTACCTGTCATGATTACGGGCTGTTTGCATGGACATTAGTATGAAGGCTAGTGCACATTCTTTCATTTAGCCAGGTTGCCAGACCAAGATCTTGGTTTTCTTGCGGCTGCATCATGTCCCGTGGATATCTTGTTGTTGAAAACCCttggattgttttttttttcttttttggtataCACCACTTAGCCTTTTCAATTAGCATGGTTCTGTGATGTTGAGGCATGCATACCTGATAAAATTTAAGAATGGGCATGATATGCTATCTCCCTTTCCTTTGttaaagtttttttaaaatttttagccAAGTTATTCTTGTTAATTGTACTTGTATTGTATATATTAACAAATTTATTAGTTCTTGTCGTTATTCTAATTTGACAACCACTGCTGTCAAGCAAATGGATCACACTATCACTGTTTTACAAATCCAACATTCCCCTAGTTATGTTTCCTGTTGTGCCTCATCAATGCTGACTCTTTATGTTACCAACATACTGACAAAGCAAATTTaatatgtttttttcttttgaacaaaGCTACCTAATCATGTCGAATTACTATTATGATGAGAAGTGAATCATGTCAAAATGCTATAGAGAACTAAAAGACAATGATACTACTGTTGCATTATCTTTGTgcattttttcttcttgtgaGGGCCATAAACCACCTTATCACTTCGCCATCTCTCAACTTGTTAGCATACTCTATGATGTGTTATTCCTTGTTCAGGGTTTTACTACATGGATCTGAGATCGTTTAGTTATAAAAGATCTTCTGTTTGACTCCATCTGTTCTGGAAGATAGGGATATGAGATTTATTCAGCAGGATGTGGCAGAAACATTTGCTTCTCTGGCTTTAAGGTGTTCTGAGGTATCTCCTAGGACATATTTTCGACTGTCACAGACTCCATGGGTCGATGAGAATACCCCCAGGTTAAGATTTTAGGGAATTAGCCAGAAACAAGAATCTATGCTTCTAGTTCTGTATTTGATAATGATTGAGGAGGATGGCACCTGGTGTTATATTAGTGGGACATGGTGGTGGGGTTTGCATGATAGCTTGCAGGTGATCAGCCATTCAACATGACTGCCATCTTGGCATCTGGCCATCCAATGAAGTCTCTGCGTGGGGCCTTCCAACTATTAGAAATACTGATTGGTACTGAGACAATTGCCACGAGGGGAGTCTTCAGCTAAAGATGGTTCCCTTCTACTGGCTGCATGAGTCACCGGTGAGAGCACATAGAAGGCATTTGACTTGGGGACCGTTAGCTGAGAGGGCAGTGCTCCTAGCATCGCTGCTGTGTAACTTGAGCaaattgattgatttctatGATGGGGCCATCTCCTGAATGAAATCAAAATAATGAAAATCTAGCAGCTTATTATAGAATCGATCGAGCATGCCTCAAGAAAAAAGTCGAAATCTTCTCTAGATAAATAAATTACAAGTTGGCTGGTTCAAGGTCGTCCACTGCGAGGTGTCATCAGCATTGCAAGAGAAATCAATCATGCGTTCTACATTCGGCAGGTGATTGCATCTATTTGGGATTCCTGAATTTTGACCTGTTTTTCTAAATGTTGTGGATTTTTAATCACTAAAACTGATGCCTATTTCCGCTGAGTCGGTTATGGTTGGAAAAGCAGACGAAGTATAGGAATAAACTCTAGGTTTTAGAACTGACTTGTAGTGGAGAGGGGGAGCACGTTGCTCCCTCTTTGGAGTGGATCGAGCGAGCCTGTGGTGTTCGTTCCGCCGGTAGTATGCAATGCAATGGGAAAAAATTACCGTACTCATTCACTCACCATCGGTGAGCGCTTTTTGAATTCAGTACGTACTCATTCCGATGCTCCGGGTCATCAGAATATCAGCTTTGGTACATAACTTACATAGTACACAattccgagagagagagagaaaaagcttCTTAATCCTCTTACTCGTGCTtcagaaaagcacttttagttGGTAGTAATTATTAGTCTATtaatgattaattacaaaattgACAAGTTTATTCTAATTATTAAGGCTGGCAGGTTATTTGTTGGTATTGAAATGGAGCATATGCTAAAAAATTTACAGGCTAAATTCCTTTACACAAACTTGCTGTGCGGTCTTCGTGGCCTGCTCGATACACGCCAGCAGATACAGCATTTTTAACGACACCAAACGCACCTGAAAAACGTCACTGACAGCATATAATTGCATCCCATGGGATCCAAACCAGGCGGCAGACTACCTaagagaaataaaaagaaaaaagaactggAAATAAAAGGGAACTTGCATCACCAATAACCGGAGCAATACATTTTCCTGCTGAAGAAATAACTCCACTAATGCCAATTCCTGGGGACTTCTGAGCTGAATGGACAATTCtcacaatttttatttttttttaaaaaaaaaagaacggcGATATATCTGCAAGAAAAACTTCCTTATAAACCCCGATATATCTGCAAGAAAAACTTCCTCATAAACCCCAAGCATCCTGTTCTCAAAAAGATGTGAGAGAGAGGAGATCCcctttcttaaagaaaaaaaaaacacactatACATCTCCAGGGACCTGGCAAACGACAACTCAGAAAAACACATTCTTCCGaagatattttggaaaaataTTAACCATTCTAAGCTAATAATGCACCACGTAACATGCATAGATCCAGATACAACAATAACAATAGTGACATCTCCACGTGGTATTTACCACAAGCGAGCAACCATTGGTTAGAATGGGCGGGTCAAAAGCCTGAACAATTTCCAAGTTACAATAAAATTCCCATCTGCAGAAGATAGTACAAGCGTGTAGAATGGTTCTTTATATCAAGGTACACATTAGGAATCTGGCTTTCAATCTGATCATGTTCCTGATCCAAGAATCAAGGAGTGGCTGCGGTGCAGTTAAAACACAAACTATTTCAGTTGTATGGCCGGTAGCGCATGGGCCTCCTGAACCTTGGAGACTTGCTGGCAAAGTGATGGAAAAAAGGAAATGTCATCTAGAGGATATGGGATGCAGATAGCAGTGCAATAAACTAGTTGACAGAAACATCAATCCACAATTAGATACTGTTGTGGGACAATTATGCTACACCCTTTTCGAATTGATATTTGTTGACGCAAGCAGAAAAAAAACCAGACAGACAGGAAGTACAGAAACATTAACAGCTCCAGTAAGTATACAGATTTCATGACACTTTGGCTCCACATAGAAGAGAGTTTTTACCAGTTTTATATTATTAATctaccaaaaataaaattattttgaatgCTAATTATTGACGAATAAAGGATAAGTTTTAACTATCAGAAAAGGATAATGTGTCGGAAACAATATACGTGTAAAGATGACAATGAAATCAGTGTGTCATCAGACTGAAACCGCAAGTTGCTTGTGAGTCATGCCTGAAACACCAGTCCCTGGTTAATCCATCAACCAAGATATGCTcccattattttttataattttgacGTAAAATGttaatatttgtttttttttttggtagtatTGAAGCCAAGAAGCTTTTATCAAATATATGTGGCTGCTTAAAACTACGGGTGAACACTTCAATCAGATTGTTGAACTGTTTGGCCAATAGCGATAATTTGACTGTTGAAGATCCCAAATGTACAATTGTATGAAAAATTCAAAAACAGAAGTCAACAGTTAAGATGCTCTCACAGAATACGGGTGATGTCGACTCTAGTGGTACCAAGATCCACAAGGGTAAATCCCTAACTTACCTGACGTCAGATTTGGATTGGTTCAACATCAAAGTGGGTCCCCATAAGAAAAATTAGGAAGAGTTTAGTATCTGAGTTCTCAAACATCAAACAAATTGCATGTCTTGTATATCAAGACATCTTTGCTTTAGAAGACAGGGTCACTTAAGTGGATGACAAAAGCTACTATGTGAGTGGAAACatgttagttattttaatttattcaaagCTCTCATGGTTCAAGTGTAAGAGAAAAAGGTGCAATTTCCAATTGTAAGAACTCACTAGGAAAGATGACAAAAACAATATCGCATGAGAACAATTAAAAAAGTAGGGGAACCATTATAAGAAAGCATAACCGACAAATGCCAAGGCAACAACTAATACCCAAAAGTGGCATCCACATAACAAGTTTCTATGTCATTATAAAATATTGCAGGTTAAGAAGTAGTATTCACATGCATCAAGAGACCTGATATGTGCTGATTTGGAAGGTGGCCAACTAGTCTGAGAATCCGTAGGCCTGATGGCAGGAGGCATCCTTGTGGTCTGGCTTTGACAGTGAATCCAGACTTCAATTCCTAGATTATAGCATGTACCCTAAGAAATCATATATATTCTTGTAGAGGTATGCAAGAAAACTGACCAAACAGTAAAAACAATCTAAACCAGTTATTTCAGTTTGGTTTTGGTAGGGTTTTTCCACGTTCAGTTTGGCTTCCATTTAGAAAGTTTATCGAACCACACAAATCCATTTGGTTTcagtttaagattttttttaaaaagccaACTTAA
Proteins encoded in this window:
- the LOC103704618 gene encoding trihelix transcription factor ASIL2-like; protein product: MPPFSHLLRTPTTTASKPSSLMASSSSAAADASKDPPSSPAPTPSAAAATAAAADGAAVAASLSPSPSPARSPSPLPLPAPHAAAPVPLSSASSRRLPPPCWTHEETLALIDSYRDKWYALRRGNLRASHWQEVADAVARRCSRLPQASSKTSVQCRHKVEKLRKRYRAERQRSLAHDPSTPPTSSWIYFRKMDAMEHGGASSAPYASASAASRPSPSPAPPRSRSDEDEDDDEDEEDDEDDGGARAGGVGSGNTRSLHRLMANGGGIGGGLRFTIPKAVRSKITTGSRIEERAPVPSSGGVMNPSPTNRFFRGYGGARPAMEEMRRRLEKSRRRRKRDSPDAVGEMVSALRTLGDGFLRMEQMKVEMAREMEKVRMEMELKRTEMILDSQRRIVDAFVKGFFRGKKRSKVSPEA